A stretch of the Janthinobacterium sp. B9-8 genome encodes the following:
- a CDS encoding heavy metal translocating P-type ATPase, with the protein MTSEIQLRLGGMTCAACAARIEKILNRQAGVAAEVNFATETAHISRSDTTITAESLIATISRAGFTAELASSPASVEKDERWPLLIAALLSLPLMASMFSTDHAELLPRWLQMLLATPVQFILGWRFYRGAFFALKSGGANMDVLVALGTTMAYGLSAAVTIMGMHEQHVYFEASAVIITLVLAGKWLESRAKKKTSGAISELLKLQPKTARVETADGLIDVAIGQLKPGDIVIVRHGEVIPVDGVVIEGQAAVDESMLTGESLPVEKNFDSKVFAATKNSSGMLKIKASSVGSKTQLAEIVRLVAHAQGSKAPIQRLADQISGIFVPIVTAIAVFTFLGSFWYWDSAVTALIHAVAVLVIACPCALGLATPTAISVGIGRAAQQGILFRNATALEHAGKIEMLVVDKTGTLTTGQAKVVEIISLQSDISKDELLQLAASLEQGSEHPLAHAILTANTLPLLPISDFVAVAGQGVMGKLSNGSEIKVGIPSWAGEMPEKNTQPHTLVSISKNGLLLGQLALADTLRASSVEAVKRLHEMGIEVVMLTGDQPATAAAIAKASGIRQHQALMRPQDKAAFIQQQNKVVAMVGDGVNDAPALAVAAVSFAMGAGSDVAIEAADITLLHNDLLAVSDAIALSRATIKKIRQNLFFAFFYNTLGIPLAAIGLLNPVLAGAAMALSSVSVVSNSLLLRRWKSHPQQNH; encoded by the coding sequence ATGACTTCAGAAATCCAACTTCGCCTTGGTGGTATGACCTGCGCAGCGTGTGCGGCGCGGATTGAAAAAATCCTTAATCGCCAGGCAGGTGTGGCTGCGGAGGTTAACTTTGCGACTGAAACTGCGCATATCAGCCGTAGCGACACGACTATCACCGCCGAATCGCTAATTGCCACCATCAGCCGCGCAGGGTTCACCGCCGAGCTGGCAAGTAGCCCTGCTAGCGTAGAAAAAGATGAGCGCTGGCCACTGCTGATCGCCGCCCTGCTTAGCCTGCCGCTAATGGCAAGCATGTTTAGCACAGATCACGCCGAGCTATTGCCGCGCTGGCTGCAAATGCTGCTGGCCACGCCGGTGCAATTTATTTTGGGCTGGCGCTTTTATCGCGGCGCGTTTTTTGCGCTAAAAAGTGGCGGGGCAAATATGGATGTGCTGGTGGCACTGGGCACCACCATGGCCTATGGCCTATCCGCCGCCGTTACCATTATGGGCATGCACGAGCAGCACGTATATTTTGAAGCCAGCGCGGTGATTATTACGCTGGTGTTGGCAGGAAAATGGCTGGAAAGCCGCGCCAAGAAGAAAACATCGGGGGCGATTAGCGAGCTTTTAAAGCTGCAACCTAAAACCGCAAGGGTAGAAACGGCGGATGGACTGATTGACGTAGCCATCGGCCAGCTCAAGCCCGGCGATATCGTGATAGTGCGCCACGGCGAAGTGATTCCCGTCGATGGCGTAGTCATCGAGGGCCAGGCTGCAGTCGATGAAAGCATGCTGACGGGGGAGAGCTTGCCGGTCGAAAAAAACTTCGATAGTAAGGTATTTGCCGCTACGAAAAACAGCAGCGGTATGCTTAAAATCAAGGCCAGCAGTGTCGGCAGCAAAACACAGCTGGCTGAAATTGTGCGGCTGGTGGCCCATGCTCAAGGCTCTAAAGCGCCGATCCAACGCCTTGCCGATCAGATTTCCGGCATCTTTGTGCCCATTGTGACCGCGATTGCCGTGTTTACCTTTTTGGGGAGTTTTTGGTACTGGGATAGCGCCGTCACCGCGCTAATCCATGCCGTTGCTGTGCTGGTGATCGCCTGCCCTTGCGCGCTGGGGCTGGCCACGCCCACCGCGATATCAGTCGGCATAGGCCGTGCGGCGCAGCAGGGTATTTTATTTAGGAATGCTACAGCGCTAGAGCATGCGGGCAAGATTGAAATGCTGGTGGTCGATAAAACCGGCACACTGACCACAGGGCAGGCCAAGGTGGTGGAGATCATCAGCTTGCAAAGTGATATCTCCAAAGATGAATTGCTGCAGCTGGCAGCCAGCTTGGAGCAAGGCTCGGAACACCCGCTGGCCCATGCCATCCTAACAGCCAACACTCTGCCACTCTTGCCTATCAGTGACTTTGTCGCCGTAGCAGGGCAAGGCGTAATGGGCAAGCTCAGCAATGGCAGTGAAATTAAGGTTGGCATTCCAAGCTGGGCGGGTGAAATGCCAGAAAAAAACACCCAGCCGCATACCCTGGTGAGCATCTCCAAGAATGGCCTTTTGCTTGGACAATTAGCACTGGCCGATACACTCAGAGCCAGCTCGGTGGAGGCAGTCAAACGCCTGCACGAGATGGGCATTGAAGTAGTGATGCTCACCGGCGATCAGCCCGCCACCGCGGCCGCCATTGCCAAGGCCAGTGGCATCCGCCAGCACCAAGCCTTAATGCGCCCACAAGACAAGGCTGCGTTTATTCAGCAGCAAAATAAGGTAGTAGCGATGGTTGGCGATGGTGTAAACGACGCCCCTGCACTCGCCGTTGCAGCAGTTAGCTTTGCCATGGGCGCAGGCAGCGATGTGGCAATCGAAGCGGCCGATATCACCCTATTGCATAACGATTTGCTGGCGGTCAGCGACGCGATTGCACTATCGCGCGCCACCATAAAAAAAATCCGCCAGAATTTATTCTTCGCGTTTTTCTATAACACGCTTGGCATACCGCTGGCAGCCATCGGCCTGCTCAACCCTGTATTAGCCGGAGCTGCGATGGCGCTGAGCTCGGTTTCGGTGGTGAGTAATTCGCTGCTACTGAGGCGCTGGAAAAGTCACCCCCAACAAAATCATTAA
- a CDS encoding heavy-metal-associated domain-containing protein, whose amino-acid sequence MEHSTLKIEGMTCMGCVRTLTSVLSALPGVSHVTIDLESGIAKVDHNAALTSTDTLSDAIEGAGFELV is encoded by the coding sequence ATGGAACACAGCACACTTAAAATTGAAGGCATGACTTGTATGGGTTGTGTACGTACTTTAACCAGCGTATTAAGCGCTCTGCCCGGAGTGAGCCATGTGACCATTGATTTAGAAAGCGGGATTGCTAAAGTGGATCACAACGCGGCCCTTACTTCGACTGACACCTTGAGTGACGCCATTGAAGGAGCGGGCTTTGAGCTTGTCTGA
- a CDS encoding metal-sensitive transcriptional regulator: MSLSDCYTPDEGPKVIQPGKQKLLSRLNRIEGQVRGVIKMVDEDRYCVDVLTQISAIKSAMDSVAMQLLENHAHGCVAQAIKDGEGDAAIDELMMVVKKLSGKTLG; this comes from the coding sequence TTGAGCTTGTCTGATTGCTACACCCCAGATGAAGGGCCAAAAGTGATTCAGCCGGGCAAGCAAAAACTGCTCTCTCGGCTCAATCGCATTGAAGGTCAGGTACGTGGCGTGATTAAAATGGTTGATGAGGATAGATACTGCGTAGATGTGCTGACGCAAATCTCGGCCATAAAATCAGCCATGGACTCAGTCGCCATGCAGCTACTGGAAAACCATGCTCATGGCTGCGTGGCACAAGCGATTAAAGATGGGGAAGGAGATGCGGCCATTGATGAACTGATGATGGTCGTCAAAAAACTAAGCGGCAAAACGCTGGGGTAA
- the fabG gene encoding 3-oxoacyl-ACP reductase FabG, with product MRLKDKVAIITGSASGIGQATAIKFATEGAKVVVCDVNQSGIDAVVSSLVQSGAVAVGYVVDVTNKTQIAEMVAAVKAQFGRIDVLVNNAGIVQDAQLIKMTEDQFDRVIDINLKGVYNCARAVVDTMVEQGSGVILNASSVVGVYGNFGQTNYAAAKFGVIGFVKTWAKELGKKGIRANAVCPGFVATPILKAMPEKVIQAMEERVPMKRMAQPEEIANVYAFLASDEASYINGAAIEVTGGLTL from the coding sequence ATGAGACTGAAAGATAAAGTTGCGATTATCACAGGTTCCGCCAGCGGAATTGGCCAGGCCACAGCGATTAAGTTTGCCACAGAAGGCGCCAAAGTGGTGGTGTGTGATGTGAACCAGAGCGGTATTGATGCCGTCGTTTCCAGCCTTGTACAAAGTGGCGCAGTGGCGGTAGGGTACGTGGTGGATGTGACCAATAAAACCCAGATTGCTGAAATGGTGGCGGCGGTTAAGGCGCAATTTGGTCGCATCGATGTGCTGGTGAATAACGCAGGCATTGTGCAAGACGCACAACTGATCAAAATGACCGAAGATCAGTTTGATCGCGTGATCGATATCAATCTGAAAGGTGTTTATAACTGCGCCCGCGCCGTGGTTGATACCATGGTAGAGCAGGGCAGTGGTGTGATTTTGAACGCCTCATCGGTGGTGGGCGTATATGGCAATTTTGGCCAGACTAATTATGCGGCAGCTAAATTTGGGGTGATTGGTTTTGTAAAAACATGGGCCAAAGAGCTGGGTAAGAAAGGCATTCGCGCTAATGCAGTTTGCCCCGGCTTTGTAGCCACACCGATCCTGAAAGCCATGCCAGAAAAAGTGATTCAAGCGATGGAAGAGCGTGTGCCAATGAAACGCATGGCCCAGCCCGAAGAAATCGCCAATGTGTATGCGTTTTTAGCCAGCGATGAAGCCAGCTATATCAACGGTGCAGCGATTGAAGTAACGGGAGGGTTGACGTTGTAA
- a CDS encoding DUF3579 domain-containing protein — translation MICNPYEIIIQGITSNGREFRPSDWADRLSGILSTFGVDQKLSYAPFVRPMVHDNVRCVAVDKQLEKIDPRVFEFLMTFARDNDLRIVDCRSLLSEHYADKPAE, via the coding sequence ATGATCTGCAATCCATACGAAATCATTATTCAGGGCATTACCAGTAATGGGCGTGAATTTCGGCCCAGCGACTGGGCTGATCGCTTGTCTGGCATCTTAAGCACATTTGGCGTTGATCAAAAGCTTTCTTACGCCCCTTTTGTTCGCCCTATGGTGCACGACAATGTTCGTTGTGTGGCTGTGGACAAACAGCTTGAAAAAATCGATCCGCGTGTCTTCGAATTCCTCATGACCTTTGCCCGCGACAATGATTTACGCATTGTAGATTGCCGCTCCTTGCTGAGTGAGCATTACGCGGATAAACCCGCAGAATAA
- the argF gene encoding ornithine carbamoyltransferase translates to MRHYLQFTDFTREEYDYLFKRAAILKAKLAAGELYQPLIGKVLAMIFEKSSTRTRVSFEAGMAQFGGHAMFLQSKDTQLGRGEPIEDVAKVISRMTNIVMVRTFEQSIVERFADNSLVPVINGLTNEYHPCQILADIFTYIEKNGSIEGKTVAWIGDSNNISRTWLQAAKIFNFKLNQACPRGYEMTVLDGQRYGAEHFETFYDPYQAARDADIVSTDVCTSMGFERETLQRRKDFLHYKVSEKVMLQAKANAMFMHCLPAHRGEEVDPEVIDGPQSVVWDEAENRMHTQKAVIEYLLLGKVED, encoded by the coding sequence ATGCGCCATTATCTGCAATTCACTGATTTCACCCGCGAAGAATACGATTACCTATTCAAACGCGCTGCCATTCTTAAAGCAAAACTGGCCGCAGGCGAGCTTTATCAGCCCCTGATTGGTAAAGTTTTGGCCATGATTTTTGAAAAATCATCCACCCGCACCCGTGTTTCTTTTGAAGCGGGCATGGCGCAATTCGGTGGCCATGCGATGTTTTTGCAATCCAAAGACACTCAGTTAGGTCGCGGCGAGCCCATCGAAGATGTAGCTAAAGTGATTAGCCGCATGACCAATATCGTAATGGTTCGCACTTTTGAGCAAAGCATTGTTGAGCGCTTTGCCGATAATTCTTTAGTCCCTGTCATTAACGGGCTGACTAATGAATATCATCCATGCCAGATTTTGGCCGATATTTTTACTTATATCGAAAAAAATGGCTCGATCGAAGGCAAGACCGTGGCTTGGATTGGGGACAGCAACAATATCTCCCGCACTTGGCTGCAAGCAGCGAAAATATTCAACTTCAAACTCAACCAAGCCTGCCCGCGCGGCTATGAAATGACGGTTTTAGACGGCCAGAGATACGGTGCCGAGCATTTCGAAACCTTTTATGATCCGTATCAAGCCGCCAGAGATGCCGATATCGTCAGCACTGACGTTTGCACCTCGATGGGTTTTGAGCGCGAAACATTGCAGCGCAGAAAAGACTTTTTGCACTATAAAGTCAGTGAAAAAGTGATGCTGCAAGCCAAGGCAAATGCCATGTTTATGCACTGCCTGCCTGCACATCGCGGCGAAGAAGTCGACCCGGAAGTGATCGATGGCCCACAATCGGTAGTCTGGGATGAAGCAGAAAATCGTATGCACACACAAAAAGCAGTGATTGAATACCTATTACTCGGTAAAGTAGAGGATTAA
- the leuE gene encoding leucine efflux protein LeuE: MFGITDLSSYLLGTIFIILLPGPNSIFALSVAAKQGVRAGYAAAAGIVTGDFILMLLASVGVASLMRTHPAAFDMVRYAGAAYLAWMGLKMLLAKPQATSSTPIEVPSSHIFKQALSISLVNVKAILFFMAFFPQFVDPTYDRVPLTFVVLGMIVQAVSLAYLTFLIFAGAGLSRRLAGKQWLGRWLARLTGVLFISFGARLALIH; this comes from the coding sequence ATGTTTGGCATTACCGATTTAAGCAGCTATTTACTCGGCACTATTTTTATTATCTTATTGCCGGGGCCCAATTCCATTTTTGCACTTTCTGTTGCGGCCAAACAAGGCGTGCGCGCAGGCTATGCCGCTGCGGCAGGTATTGTAACGGGCGATTTTATCCTGATGCTATTAGCCAGCGTTGGTGTTGCTTCTTTAATGCGCACTCATCCGGCAGCCTTTGATATGGTTCGCTATGCAGGTGCAGCGTATTTAGCTTGGATGGGTTTGAAAATGCTGCTTGCCAAACCGCAGGCAACAAGCAGTACCCCTATTGAAGTGCCATCCAGTCATATTTTTAAGCAGGCACTCTCAATTTCACTGGTAAATGTGAAAGCTATATTATTTTTTATGGCATTCTTCCCCCAGTTTGTGGATCCGACTTATGATCGGGTTCCGCTCACGTTTGTAGTACTTGGCATGATCGTACAAGCCGTAAGTTTGGCTTATCTGACCTTTTTAATTTTTGCTGGCGCTGGCCTTTCTCGGCGGCTAGCAGGCAAACAGTGGCTGGGCCGCTGGCTAGCTCGCCTAACCGGTGTACTTTTCATCAGTTTTGGTGCGCGGCTTGCTCTTATTCACTAA
- a CDS encoding argininosuccinate synthase — translation MSDVKKAVLAYSGGLDTSVILKWLQDTYQCEVVTFTADLGQGEELEPARQKAVQFGIKPENIFIDDLREEFVRDFVFPMFRANTVYEGEYLLGTSIARPLIAKRQIEIANLTGADAVSHGATGKGNDQVRFELGYYALRPDIKVIAPWREWDLNSREKLLDYAEKHGMDIAKKKNGGSPYSMDANLLHISYEGQVLENPAAEPEEDMWLWSVSPEKAPDAAEYVELEYEQGDIVGINGVKMSPATVLATLNKLGGKHGIGRLDLVENRFVGMKSRGCYETPGGTIMLKAHRAIESICLDREVAHLKDELMPKYASLIYNGYWWAPERLMLQSMIDASQTHVNGWVRVKLYKGNVIVVGRDSKESLFDANIATFEDDGGAYNQADAAGFIKLNALRMRIAAKLRK, via the coding sequence ATGTCTGATGTAAAAAAAGCGGTTCTTGCCTACTCCGGTGGCCTCGATACCTCGGTAATTCTGAAGTGGCTGCAAGATACATATCAATGCGAAGTGGTGACATTTACCGCAGACCTGGGCCAAGGCGAAGAGCTTGAGCCTGCCCGCCAAAAAGCGGTGCAATTTGGCATTAAGCCAGAAAATATTTTTATTGATGATTTGCGCGAAGAATTTGTGCGTGACTTTGTATTCCCGATGTTCCGCGCCAACACGGTTTACGAAGGCGAATACCTACTGGGCACCTCGATTGCCCGCCCGCTGATTGCCAAGCGCCAAATTGAAATTGCTAATTTGACCGGCGCAGATGCTGTCAGCCATGGCGCCACCGGCAAGGGCAATGATCAGGTCCGCTTCGAGCTGGGCTATTACGCCCTGCGTCCAGATATTAAAGTGATTGCACCGTGGCGTGAGTGGGATTTAAACAGCCGTGAAAAGCTGCTGGATTACGCTGAAAAGCACGGCATGGATATTGCCAAGAAAAAAAATGGCGGCAGCCCTTACTCAATGGACGCCAATCTGCTGCATATCTCTTACGAAGGCCAAGTGCTGGAAAACCCAGCCGCCGAGCCAGAAGAAGACATGTGGTTATGGTCGGTTAGCCCGGAAAAAGCACCGGATGCGGCTGAGTATGTAGAGCTTGAGTACGAGCAAGGCGATATCGTCGGCATTAATGGCGTGAAGATGAGCCCAGCCACGGTATTAGCCACACTGAATAAACTCGGTGGCAAGCACGGCATCGGCCGTCTTGATCTCGTTGAAAACCGCTTTGTGGGCATGAAGAGCCGTGGCTGCTACGAAACCCCTGGCGGCACCATTATGCTCAAGGCGCACCGCGCCATTGAATCGATCTGCCTTGATCGGGAAGTGGCTCACCTTAAAGACGAGCTGATGCCTAAATACGCCAGCCTGATTTATAACGGCTACTGGTGGGCACCAGAGCGCCTGATGCTGCAAAGCATGATTGATGCAAGCCAAACCCATGTAAATGGCTGGGTGCGCGTTAAGCTCTACAAAGGGAATGTGATTGTGGTGGGCCGTGATTCTAAAGAATCACTCTTTGATGCCAACATTGCCACCTTTGAAGACGACGGCGGGGCTTATAATCAAGCAGATGCAGCAGGCTTTATTAAACTCAATGCACTACGCATGAGAATTGCCGCCAAACTACGTAAGTAA